CGGGTCTTCTCCATCGCGTCGATCTGGCCGTAGACCTCGGCCAGGGCGCCTGCGTCGACTGCGCGGAAGTAGGAGCCGCCGGTCGCCTGCGCGACCCTCCTCAACGTCTCCTCATCGATCTGCACCGGCATCCGCACGTACCTCCTGCCGAAGACGGGGTCTTCGACCGGATAGGGCGCGTCCTCGAGCCCCCCGGCTCCGATCGTGTGGATCCGCACTCCCACCGCGTCGGCCAAGCGCGCCGCCGTGAGCGGATCGATCGTCCCCGCGTTGTTGCGGCCGTCGGTCAGGAGAACCACGACGCGGCTCGGGGAGGCCGCCTCCCGGAGCCGGTTGGCGGATGCCGCGATGGCCATCCCCACAGCCGTCCCATCCTTGATCCCGCCGAAGTCGACTTCGTCGAGCATGCGGAGCAGGACGCCGTAGTCCGTCGTGAGCGGGCACTGCGTGTAGGCGCTCGACGCGAAGACGACCAGACCGATCCTGTCCCCCTTGCGCCCCTCGATGAACTCGCGGGCGACGCGCTTGGCGACCTGGAGCCGGTTGTCGGGCTGGAAGTCCTCCGCCCTCATGCTCCCGGAGATGTCGATCGCCAGCATGATGTCGATCCCTTCCGAAACGACGACTTCCTCCCGCTCCCCGAACTGGGGACGCGCCAGCGCGACGATGAGCACCGCCAGCGCGAGGGCCCTCAAGATCGGCAGAGACTGGCGGGCCCGCACTCTGAAGCCTCGCGACTCCGGGAGTAGCTGAAGGAACGGATGGGCCGCGGCCCTGTCTCGCCGGCCGCCGAAACGAATCCGCCAAAACGCCCAGACGAGGGGAAGGAGGAGGAAAGCGAGGACCCAGGGGTGCCCGAAGCTCACGGCGCGCCTCCTCCCGGATCAGAGGGAGCGCCCGCCGCGAGGAGCTGCACCAGCCCCCGCGACCGATCGAGATAGGCTCGCGCCTCGGCCTGCAGCCGCTCGAGCCGCGCGTACTTGACCAGGTCCCCCTCCGCGAGCCAATCGCGCAGGGATTGCCTCGCCTCGCGCCCGGCGACCCGCGGCAGCAGGATGGCGAGAACCTCGGTCGACGTCGACTCGAGCAGGGGGAGCGCATGCTTCTTCTCGAGATAGGCTCGCACCGCGCGGGAGACACCGTAGTAGAACTCCCGATACAAGCCCTCCTCCAGAAGCCCCGACCGAAGCAGCGAGGCGATCGCTTCGTCGAACTCCTCTTCCGGGCTCGGCCCGGGAAGGGGAGCGCTCGCGACCGCCTTCTTCCTTCTCTTGCGGAGGCCTCGCAGGAAGGCGGCAATCCCGGCGGCCGCGACGACGCCTCCCGCGACGAGCCACGGCCAGACGAGGGGACCGGTTCTCACGACATCCTTGATGTCGCGAAGCCGGGAAGGATCGACTTCGCCGGAGGCGATCTGCCCGATGACGGAGAGCCGGCCGGGAGCGTAGGCGAAGCGGAGCGAATCGCCCGCGGGCGAGAGGCCCACAAGGCGCACAGTGTCGGGCCCCACGTCGCCCAGGCGGTAGGCCGCGATCTCGACCCTCCTCTCGAGCCTCTCCCACCGGCCTTTGCGGATCCGCCGGACGGGA
The nucleotide sequence above comes from Candidatus Eisenbacteria bacterium. Encoded proteins:
- a CDS encoding VWA domain-containing protein translates to MSFGHPWVLAFLLLPLVWAFWRIRFGGRRDRAAAHPFLQLLPESRGFRVRARQSLPILRALALAVLIVALARPQFGEREEVVVSEGIDIMLAIDISGSMRAEDFQPDNRLQVAKRVAREFIEGRKGDRIGLVVFASSAYTQCPLTTDYGVLLRMLDEVDFGGIKDGTAVGMAIAASANRLREAASPSRVVVLLTDGRNNAGTIDPLTAARLADAVGVRIHTIGAGGLEDAPYPVEDPVFGRRYVRMPVQIDEETLRRVAQATGGSYFRAVDAGALAEVYGQIDAMEKTRVETRTYVDYSEFGSALLLPALALLLLEIALGAGPLRRLP